In the genome of Carnobacterium pleistocenium FTR1, one region contains:
- a CDS encoding tape measure protein — MAHIGTTLELYDQMTGPLQSITGSLYTAVSAFEEMQNSANTQFDTSSYDNLRSELDNVSKTFAKMRGDLSNDIPPITIPTELEPIDKLKLPEPEPVIIPINWQVDEIDVFKTSGIDRFQQEVGSANSMLGKLANTQSDIASRAATMDILPYNAVNDLGMMSNRIGDIRTQIQQLEQNPVDLDVDSVNNQLETLRRSLQQAEMQQNELNEAMQRMDVINANSAYKKLNTTISGTERYLRDNIDTQDQFNKEIRAGTSEASNLGRTLGRVAATYVSIQSMGSIINLSDELTQSTARLNLMNDNLQTTEELQNKIFAAAERSRGSYLDMIGTVASLGQRAGDIFSNNDETIAFAENLNKAFVVAGANAEEVGSATLQLTQGLGAGVLRGEELNAVFDAAPNIIQTIADYIDVPIGKIREMASEGQITAEIVKNAMLSATDAINANLEKMPMTFGQIWQSFKNHALMAFQPVLQQLNQLANTPAFQNFVNNGIQAVAVLASVVMAAFQGMVNVGQFVADNWGTISPIIYGIAAALGFYLGVLAVYRTALAITTGIEAVSAAIKGVHAAASFLQAGNTWAATAAQYGLNAALLASPITWVILGIIAIIAVLYAVVGAINHFAGTSISATGLIAGAFAWLGVLIWNILILVANIGIAVIEWIVNAWNFGIWALQLVFIGLAVIVAVVMDVILSIGISVAAFFVNAWNLGVWLIQMAFIILATLVLLILDAILNMGISTAEFFANAWNLSIWAIQMGFILFNTFVLTILDAILNGGISTAESFANAWNSGVFGVQTAFYQMQVFGAKVMQTLGQGAIGVVNSILSGISALINGAANGLNKLIGMANNIPGVNIGTVGTVDLSVGSGVQSFVDNIGSGLSGPTRAQNVSLQRSNLAGQYSNSVQTPSRPETVSFDRSSMVSGFLDTINIPKVPESVMFDTPSLTKDLVSSIELPKMPEVTKYDKFEYADMTDAFDAGYDWGENLVDSAKDFDLMDMLGFDMPDIPTEADYADVLEQLGSGNIPTLEEMGGIPGAEDGGGAGDLGGSAADKTGGAGSGSDSAGDALDEIADNTGDMKDALDMSQEDLKYLRDLAARNIVNRNTVNQEYNVNLGGVNNTVSKEQDLDGVVDYIVGGLQDAMMKSAEGVHD, encoded by the coding sequence ATGGCCCACATAGGAACAACACTAGAATTATATGACCAAATGACCGGACCACTTCAAAGTATCACAGGTTCACTATATACGGCGGTTAGTGCTTTTGAAGAGATGCAAAATTCAGCAAATACACAATTTGATACTTCCAGTTACGACAATCTTAGAAGTGAATTGGATAATGTATCTAAAACATTTGCAAAAATGCGTGGAGATCTTTCAAATGATATACCACCAATTACGATTCCAACAGAATTGGAACCAATTGATAAATTAAAACTTCCAGAACCAGAACCAGTTATCATACCGATAAATTGGCAAGTGGATGAAATAGATGTGTTTAAAACGAGCGGTATTGATCGATTTCAACAAGAAGTTGGATCAGCCAATTCAATGTTAGGGAAGTTAGCAAATACGCAGTCAGATATAGCTAGTCGAGCAGCAACAATGGATATCCTTCCATACAATGCAGTGAACGACTTAGGCATGATGAGTAATAGAATAGGTGATATAAGAACTCAAATCCAACAGTTAGAACAAAATCCTGTAGATTTAGACGTAGATTCGGTAAATAATCAATTGGAAACATTAAGACGTTCATTGCAACAAGCTGAAATGCAACAGAATGAATTGAATGAAGCAATGCAACGAATGGATGTGATAAATGCTAATTCGGCTTACAAGAAGTTGAATACTACTATAAGTGGTACAGAACGCTACTTAAGAGATAATATCGATACACAAGACCAATTCAATAAAGAGATAAGAGCAGGGACCAGTGAAGCTAGTAATTTAGGTAGGACACTAGGACGAGTTGCAGCGACCTATGTCTCTATTCAATCTATGGGCAGTATCATCAACTTGTCAGATGAATTAACTCAATCAACCGCGAGATTAAACTTAATGAATGATAATCTTCAAACAACTGAAGAATTACAAAATAAGATTTTTGCAGCTGCAGAACGTTCACGAGGATCTTATCTTGATATGATTGGAACGGTTGCATCATTGGGACAACGCGCCGGTGATATATTTTCAAATAATGATGAAACTATTGCTTTTGCAGAGAACTTAAATAAAGCTTTTGTAGTTGCAGGGGCAAATGCAGAAGAGGTGGGTTCTGCTACTTTACAGCTTACGCAAGGCTTAGGAGCTGGAGTATTACGCGGTGAAGAATTAAATGCGGTATTTGACGCTGCACCAAATATTATTCAGACCATTGCAGACTACATTGATGTTCCTATTGGAAAGATTCGAGAAATGGCTAGTGAAGGACAAATCACTGCTGAAATTGTAAAAAATGCAATGCTTTCGGCAACGGATGCCATTAATGCTAATCTTGAAAAAATGCCTATGACTTTCGGTCAGATTTGGCAAAGTTTTAAAAATCATGCATTGATGGCTTTTCAACCCGTTTTGCAACAATTGAATCAATTGGCAAATACACCCGCTTTTCAAAATTTCGTTAACAATGGAATTCAAGCTGTTGCAGTACTCGCATCTGTCGTAATGGCAGCATTTCAAGGAATGGTAAATGTCGGTCAATTTGTAGCGGATAATTGGGGTACAATTTCGCCAATTATTTACGGTATAGCCGCAGCACTTGGATTTTACTTAGGAGTATTAGCAGTATATCGAACCGCTTTGGCTATTACCACCGGAATCGAAGCTGTATCGGCGGCAATTAAAGGAGTTCATGCAGCAGCAAGTTTCTTGCAAGCGGGGAATACATGGGCGGCGACCGCTGCACAATATGGATTGAATGCTGCACTATTGGCAAGCCCAATTACTTGGGTGATTTTAGGAATTATCGCAATTATCGCTGTACTCTATGCGGTAGTTGGAGCAATCAATCATTTTGCGGGTACGTCAATAAGTGCCACTGGATTGATAGCTGGAGCATTTGCATGGTTAGGTGTTCTGATTTGGAACATCCTTATTTTAGTTGCGAATATCGGGATTGCCGTAATTGAATGGATCGTTAATGCATGGAACTTTGGTATTTGGGCTTTACAATTAGTATTTATTGGATTGGCCGTCATTGTGGCAGTAGTGATGGATGTCATTTTGTCAATCGGAATATCAGTTGCTGCTTTCTTTGTGAATGCATGGAATTTGGGTGTTTGGTTGATTCAAATGGCATTCATCATTTTAGCAACTTTAGTATTGCTCATTCTTGATGCCATTTTGAATATGGGGATTTCAACCGCTGAATTTTTCGCGAATGCTTGGAACTTGAGTATTTGGGCCATTCAGATGGGATTCATATTATTTAACACCTTTGTTTTGACCATTTTGGATGCCATTTTAAACGGTGGTATAAGTACAGCTGAATCATTTGCTAACGCTTGGAATTCTGGAGTTTTTGGAGTACAAACGGCTTTTTATCAAATGCAAGTATTTGGTGCAAAAGTTATGCAGACATTAGGTCAAGGGGCCATTGGAGTTGTAAATTCCATTTTGAGTGGGATTTCTGCTTTGATTAATGGCGCAGCAAATGGATTGAATAAATTAATTGGTATGGCCAATAACATTCCAGGAGTTAATATTGGAACTGTTGGTACAGTCGATTTAAGTGTTGGTTCAGGTGTCCAGAGTTTCGTTGATAATATCGGTTCAGGACTTTCCGGACCAACTAGGGCACAAAACGTATCACTTCAACGGTCAAATTTAGCAGGACAATATTCAAACTCAGTACAAACACCTTCCAGACCAGAAACAGTTTCGTTTGATCGTTCAAGTATGGTGAGTGGTTTCTTGGATACGATTAATATTCCAAAAGTACCAGAATCAGTTATGTTTGATACACCAAGTCTTACAAAAGACCTTGTTTCTAGTATTGAACTTCCTAAAATGCCTGAAGTAACGAAATATGACAAATTCGAATATGCAGACATGACAGATGCATTTGATGCCGGTTATGACTGGGGTGAAAATCTAGTTGACAGTGCAAAAGACTTTGACTTGATGGATATGCTCGGTTTCGATATGCCTGACATTCCAACTGAAGCCGATTACGCTGATGTATTGGAGCAACTAGGTTCTGGCAATATCCCAACTTTAGAAGAAATGGGAGGGATACCTGGAGCAGAAGATGGTGGTGGAGCTGGAGATTTAGGTGGTTCCGCGGCTGATAAAACTGGTGGAGCTGGAAGTGGTAGCGACTCTGCTGGGGATGCGTTAGATGAAATAGCAGATAATACAGGTGATATGAAAGATGCACTTGATATGTCTCAAGAAGATCTAAAATATTTAAGAGATTTAGCCGCAAGAAATATCGTTAATCGCAATACTGTTAACCAAGAATATAATGTTAATTTAGGTGGAGTAAATAATACAGTAAGTAAAGAACAAGATTTAGATGGTGTCGTAGATTATATTGTTGGTGGTTTACAAGATGCTATGATGAAATCAGCGGAAGGGGTGCATGACTAA
- a CDS encoding helix-turn-helix domain-containing protein, which translates to MSYNQELKKLMDRKEITQKQLADLTGLGKSSISQYISGKNEPSERNKKILMNALEVEADFLEESESMPYEYGNVPIETAAKLMGKSKQFIRVGLQQGVFEFGYAVKMIGRYSYHISPKKFYEYIGMKLK; encoded by the coding sequence ATGAGCTATAATCAAGAACTCAAAAAATTAATGGATCGTAAAGAAATTACTCAAAAACAATTAGCTGATTTGACTGGACTAGGTAAGTCCTCAATTAGTCAGTACATTTCAGGTAAAAATGAACCATCTGAAAGAAATAAAAAAATATTGATGAATGCACTGGAGGTAGAAGCAGATTTTTTAGAAGAATCCGAATCAATGCCCTATGAGTATGGAAATGTGCCCATAGAGACAGCTGCTAAATTAATGGGTAAATCTAAACAATTCATAAGAGTCGGCTTACAGCAAGGAGTGTTTGAGTTTGGTTATGCTGTAAAGATGATTGGTCGCTATTCTTATCATATTAGTCCTAAAAAATTCTATGAATATATTGGAATGAAATTGAAATAA
- a CDS encoding 3'-5' exonuclease: MFNKILATMRSLFFNKKSHQFEEQDKDITAKNNLEYNSEKIKKNTIKDQIKYSVSIEAPNFQKKVSQKKKLKKYDYTKARKLSDNVTVIDFETTGFDPIKNEIIQVGAIKYINGIESERFIKYVKPSESISSRISKLTGISDETVKTAPPIVKTLKEFVLFLEKETIVAHNASFDMKFLLENLNKFDILHEKYRVIDTLSLARRHITEIENHKLPTLKKYLEIEANSHDAIEDCFVTGKLYYHCKALEENTI; this comes from the coding sequence ATGTTTAATAAAATTTTAGCTACTATGCGATCCTTGTTTTTTAATAAAAAATCACACCAATTTGAAGAACAGGATAAAGATATTACCGCCAAGAATAACTTGGAATACAATTCAGAAAAAATAAAGAAAAATACAATAAAAGACCAGATAAAATATAGTGTATCAATTGAAGCGCCAAATTTCCAGAAAAAAGTTAGTCAGAAAAAGAAACTTAAGAAATATGATTACACTAAAGCAAGAAAACTAAGTGATAATGTAACAGTTATTGATTTTGAAACTACGGGATTCGATCCAATAAAAAACGAAATTATCCAAGTTGGGGCAATTAAATACATAAACGGAATTGAATCTGAACGGTTTATTAAATATGTCAAACCTAGCGAATCTATTTCATCAAGAATATCAAAGTTAACAGGAATCTCAGATGAAACTGTTAAAACCGCTCCTCCTATAGTAAAAACCCTAAAAGAATTTGTTCTCTTTTTAGAAAAAGAAACAATTGTCGCCCATAATGCTTCTTTTGATATGAAATTTCTTCTAGAAAACTTAAATAAATTTGATATCCTTCATGAGAAATATAGGGTCATTGATACACTAAGTCTAGCTAGAAGACATATTACAGAAATAGAAAATCATAAACTACCTACTCTTAAAAAATATTTAGAAATAGAAGCTAATTCTCATGATGCAATAGAAGATTGTTTTGTAACTGGAAAATTATATTATCACTGTAAAGCACTTGAAGAGAATACTATTTAA
- a CDS encoding AAA family ATPase — protein MNSKLIIIRGNSGSGKTTIAQLLRNHFERGQVMLIAQDTLRLEILNTKDRMGNPTVDLVKMIATFGKDKYDYIIIEGIFNSKIYKELFFELADSFDYHIHTYYYDIPFEETVLRHSTRDKANDFGPDKMKEWWLEKDYLHLENEKILDKTLSQENVLNRILNDLSI, from the coding sequence ATGAACTCTAAACTGATAATCATAAGAGGTAATTCTGGAAGTGGAAAAACGACGATTGCGCAATTGCTGCGAAATCATTTTGAACGTGGACAAGTTATGCTTATCGCACAAGACACCCTTAGATTAGAAATTTTAAATACGAAAGACCGCATGGGTAATCCAACTGTTGATCTAGTAAAAATGATTGCTACATTTGGCAAAGACAAATATGACTATATCATTATTGAAGGTATTTTTAATTCAAAAATATATAAAGAACTTTTTTTCGAATTAGCCGATAGTTTTGACTATCATATTCATACTTATTACTACGATATTCCATTTGAAGAAACCGTCTTACGTCATTCTACCAGGGACAAGGCAAATGATTTCGGCCCTGATAAAATGAAAGAGTGGTGGCTAGAGAAAGACTACCTCCATCTTGAAAACGAGAAAATACTTGATAAAACACTAAGCCAAGAAAATGTACTGAATAGGATACTAAATGATCTATCTATCTAA
- a CDS encoding DUF6933 domain-containing protein — MIIGATKKAQPLFSALPSIEDKEYGQQFAQINPLFSWHANYINVNRKKVIILLNDQTLTPIILQDINAQKKKQLSKLIPEAIRIAFEIAGISSKKTDEYLKLAGDIQVTITSNRSVLGSVNLVAEELSDFRLNINQTINREVMTYFSNYIHSKLTKQGYFSSAEALREALNKSLEVLESVETEPYLIEKTWDYSKFSQVDTSKFSS, encoded by the coding sequence ATGATCATCGGAGCTACTAAAAAAGCACAACCTTTATTTTCAGCCTTACCAAGTATAGAGGATAAAGAATATGGACAACAGTTTGCACAAATTAATCCGTTATTTTCATGGCACGCAAATTACATTAATGTAAACCGAAAAAAAGTAATCATTCTGCTCAATGATCAGACGTTAACGCCGATTATCCTGCAAGATATTAATGCACAAAAGAAAAAGCAGTTGTCAAAGTTAATACCTGAAGCTATTCGGATTGCATTTGAGATTGCAGGAATCTCATCTAAAAAAACTGACGAATATTTAAAACTTGCTGGAGATATCCAAGTGACCATTACCTCTAATCGTTCAGTATTAGGAAGCGTCAATTTAGTGGCAGAAGAATTAAGTGATTTTAGATTAAATATCAATCAGACGATAAATAGAGAAGTGATGACCTATTTCAGCAATTATATTCATAGTAAATTGACTAAACAAGGGTACTTTAGTAGTGCAGAAGCGTTGCGAGAGGCGTTAAATAAATCGCTTGAAGTGTTAGAAAGTGTTGAAACGGAGCCGTATTTGATTGAAAAGACCTGGGATTACAGCAAGTTTTCTCAAGTAGATACTTCAAAATTTTCTTCGTAG
- a CDS encoding site-specific integrase — MLAAFKEYTIAVKGLSEKTIERHIENLDYYLNIYLIEYEQATPINSTESAGNFLSNFFVEKNLASSSASLKQCGSSLKKLYQFLYEAGEISKTDLAEVNEFIKLDVQEGVEYLD, encoded by the coding sequence TTGTTAGCAGCTTTTAAAGAGTATACGATAGCTGTAAAAGGTTTAAGTGAAAAAACGATAGAACGCCATATTGAAAACCTAGATTATTATTTAAACATTTATTTAATAGAGTATGAACAAGCAACTCCTATAAACTCTACTGAGTCGGCAGGGAATTTTCTTAGTAATTTTTTTGTAGAGAAAAATTTAGCAAGTTCAAGTGCTTCACTTAAGCAATGTGGCTCATCTTTGAAAAAACTTTACCAATTTTTATACGAAGCTGGTGAAATTTCTAAAACTGATCTTGCTGAAGTCAACGAGTTCATTAAATTGGACGTTCAAGAAGGCGTCGAGTACTTAGATTAG
- a CDS encoding ATP-binding cassette domain-containing protein, giving the protein MLQVKNLTLHHLGDLKEIIKDLSFTINPGEKVAIIGEEGNGKSTLLKWILRDKSIESYIQAEGELINQFSRTVYLPQSLPQKYLECTVDQYFFGQEDVMDIDYQKLYQLVGQLGFDADRLTSSQQVGSLSGGEKIKVQLLKALSTDPDLLLLDEPSNDLDLDTVKWLEHFIKTTPLTIIFISHDEALLTATATKVIQIELLQHKTLPVATVSNLPYKAYIEQKEARYEHQSQVGNKQREEHQKQMEKYRQVESSVHHAQGAISRQDPAGARLLKKKMHAVKSMGRRFEREKENFEEIPLKADAILVKFSNTKPLPANKVILHLEDERVKLGDEILAHSLNLLVRTPQKIGIIGQNGVGKSTLLKKMWAELSQRTDIVAGYMPQNYADYLRMDETPVEFLSVTGDSEERTQVMTYLGSMRFTTDEMHHAIQSLSGGQQAKLLLLKIDLAGQNVLLLDEPTRNFSPLSQPELRTLFKNFAGSIITISHDRMFLKEVCDYVYELKKDGFVRVEME; this is encoded by the coding sequence ATGTTACAAGTGAAAAATTTAACCTTGCATCATTTAGGGGATTTGAAAGAAATCATTAAGGATTTGAGTTTTACAATTAATCCTGGAGAAAAAGTAGCCATCATCGGTGAAGAGGGAAATGGTAAGTCAACATTATTGAAATGGATCCTAAGAGATAAAAGTATTGAATCTTATATTCAAGCGGAAGGAGAATTAATCAATCAGTTTAGCCGCACCGTTTATTTGCCGCAATCCTTGCCGCAAAAATATCTGGAGTGCACGGTTGATCAGTATTTCTTCGGTCAAGAAGATGTTATGGATATTGATTACCAAAAGCTTTATCAATTAGTGGGGCAATTGGGATTTGATGCAGACCGGTTAACAAGCTCACAACAGGTAGGCAGTCTATCTGGTGGTGAAAAAATCAAAGTTCAACTTTTAAAAGCACTTTCGACAGATCCTGATTTGCTATTGCTTGATGAGCCTTCCAACGACTTGGATCTCGATACGGTCAAATGGCTAGAGCACTTCATCAAAACGACGCCACTAACCATCATTTTTATCTCGCATGACGAAGCGTTGCTTACAGCGACAGCGACTAAGGTCATTCAGATAGAGCTGTTACAACATAAGACGCTACCAGTCGCTACAGTATCTAATTTACCGTATAAAGCATATATCGAGCAAAAAGAAGCTAGATATGAACACCAATCTCAAGTCGGCAACAAACAGCGTGAAGAGCACCAAAAGCAAATGGAAAAATACCGACAAGTTGAGAGCAGTGTCCACCATGCACAAGGGGCTATTTCAAGACAAGATCCAGCGGGAGCACGCTTACTCAAAAAGAAAATGCATGCAGTAAAATCGATGGGGAGACGTTTTGAGCGCGAAAAAGAAAATTTCGAAGAGATTCCACTAAAAGCAGATGCGATCTTAGTGAAATTCTCAAACACTAAACCCCTTCCTGCAAACAAAGTGATTCTCCATTTGGAAGATGAGCGTGTGAAACTGGGAGATGAAATTCTAGCGCACTCACTGAATTTGTTGGTTAGAACTCCACAAAAAATAGGAATCATCGGACAAAATGGGGTAGGCAAAAGTACCCTATTAAAAAAAATGTGGGCAGAATTAAGCCAACGGACAGATATTGTGGCTGGCTATATGCCACAAAACTATGCGGATTATTTGCGAATGGACGAAACACCGGTTGAATTCCTTAGTGTGACTGGCGACAGTGAGGAACGAACGCAAGTGATGACTTATTTAGGCAGCATGCGGTTTACCACAGATGAAATGCATCACGCAATCCAATCCTTATCAGGAGGGCAACAAGCCAAATTGTTGTTGTTAAAAATAGATTTAGCAGGACAGAACGTGTTGCTGCTAGATGAGCCTACACGGAATTTTTCACCGCTATCTCAACCAGAACTTAGAACATTATTTAAAAATTTCGCAGGTTCAATCATTACTATTTCACATGATCGGATGTTTTTAAAAGAAGTTTGCGATTATGTGTATGAATTGAAAAAAGATGGCTTCGTTAGAGTAGAGATGGAATAG
- a CDS encoding cation:proton antiporter, producing MLLSIALILIVGFIFSSIFSRLRLPGLLGLILTGIILGPYGLDLLDPKILAISADIRQIALIVILFRAGLTMNISDLKKNGRPAILMTFLPATFEIITVTILAPLLFGISILEAAILGAVLGAVSPAIVVPRMIGLIENGYGKAKGIPQMILAGASVDDVFVIVLFTSFLGMFQGSGFDFFSLLSVPVAIFFGLLLGVLVGYIMVKLFKYLHIRDTVKVFLILSICFLMVALEESLKGSFPISGLLGVMALGGIILKLYPILAKRINTKFSKVWLGAEVFLFVLVGSVTDITALSEAGVAVVFLILISLIFRMIAVFISVAGTKLTFKEKLFTAGAYTPKATVQAAIGSLPLAMGVPAGSLILTVAVLAIIITAPLGATFIDLSYRKLLEK from the coding sequence ATGCTTTTAAGTATAGCTTTAATATTGATTGTTGGTTTTATATTTAGTTCAATTTTTAGTCGGTTACGTTTACCAGGTTTACTGGGTCTCATTTTAACAGGGATTATTCTAGGTCCCTATGGTTTAGATCTTCTAGATCCGAAGATATTGGCTATATCAGCTGATATCCGTCAAATTGCATTGATTGTTATTTTATTTAGAGCAGGATTGACGATGAATATTAGCGATTTGAAAAAGAATGGTCGTCCGGCTATTTTAATGACTTTCTTGCCGGCTACATTTGAAATCATAACCGTAACGATACTAGCCCCGTTATTATTTGGCATTAGTATTTTAGAAGCTGCTATTCTAGGGGCTGTTTTAGGCGCTGTTTCGCCAGCAATTGTGGTTCCACGAATGATAGGACTTATTGAAAATGGTTATGGAAAAGCTAAAGGGATTCCCCAGATGATTTTAGCAGGAGCTTCTGTAGATGATGTTTTTGTCATCGTTTTATTCACGTCATTTTTAGGGATGTTTCAAGGCAGTGGGTTTGATTTCTTTTCATTGCTCTCTGTACCTGTAGCAATTTTCTTTGGTCTTTTGTTAGGAGTGCTAGTAGGCTATATCATGGTTAAACTATTCAAATATCTCCATATTCGTGATACCGTAAAAGTGTTCTTAATATTAAGTATTTGTTTCTTAATGGTTGCTTTAGAAGAAAGCTTAAAAGGATCTTTTCCTATCTCAGGCTTATTAGGTGTTATGGCTTTAGGAGGAATCATATTGAAGCTGTACCCCATTTTAGCTAAACGGATAAATACTAAGTTTTCAAAGGTCTGGTTAGGCGCAGAAGTGTTTTTATTTGTTTTGGTAGGATCAGTAACGGATATAACCGCGCTTAGTGAAGCAGGAGTGGCTGTTGTTTTCTTAATCTTGATTTCTTTGATTTTCCGTATGATAGCAGTATTTATAAGTGTAGCTGGGACAAAGTTAACCTTCAAAGAAAAATTATTTACAGCAGGCGCATATACGCCAAAAGCCACAGTGCAAGCTGCAATTGGTTCTCTTCCGCTTGCAATGGGAGTGCCAGCAGGTAGTCTTATTCTAACTGTCGCCGTCCTCGCTATCATCATAACAGCTCCACTAGGGGCAACATTTATAGACCTTTCCTACAGAAAACTGTTAGAAAAGTAA